TCCTATTCAAGCCCATTGTTCGACGGACAAAAATCAGAAAAGTATCCAGGCAGGGATTGTTGAAAGCCTGTACGTAATCCAAGTCTAAGTTTGTAAATTTTGACGTATGATCTTAGCTCATACACGACCCTAAAGATTCCAATATCCATCCGtgtgaaaaaaatgactTGTCGAGCACCTATCTTACTTTCCTATTATGTCTCTAGTATTCCATGGGAGATATTAGTCATGTGTTCCAAATTAGATTTCTATTTCATGGGAGGgccaaattttgaataagaGAAAAGTGTCAAAATTTTCGTCATTTTCCCCACGCTCCGAAAAGGGCCAAACTTAGAAATGTCCCTAAAATTTTGGGCCAAATTTAAAAGTGGTGACAGATTTGTCCCCGATATACGTACATCCGTTGTCttatgaaaatttattgttttcGAATAATGCCTATATTGTCAATACATTGCTATGTCATCCAAGTTCTATTAGTAATAATTTTCGGAAATCGTACATAGGTGTTTGTGGCTTTGACAATTATTCCCGCCTTTTATCCGTTCTTCCAGGATTAGATCATCATGATGCTCAAGAGTTTCCGGCCTGACATGATATCTAAAGAATTCAATAGTAAGATATTCAGATAGTTTAGTACTACATAGTTCCAAATATCTAAATACATCAGTAGTTCCAATAAGTCTATAGGAGAGTACCCAGGTGGGACTTGGTGTGTCACTATGCCATCTAAAAAGCATACTGCTATAAAATTTCTCCCCTCTTTAGTAGGCCACTGGGTAGTAGATCAAATACAATACGTAGATGTGTCAAGGTCTCAATTTAGTTACTAGCCTCCCTTAAATCCATGCCTGATACTGTAATGCTAATAGCGCAATCAATACAGTACAGATCCATATaggaaataaataaaagttaatgagaaattattatttactaTTTACAAATAGTGTACAGTACAGAGTTTattgatgttgttgttttttatctttaattaaCATACATTACACAATGCAGGGTTTGGCCgaaaattgaaagtttcttatttcttttgtCCAGCTTGCAATTCCtcctttttcttctgtTCAAACATGGCATCTATCTCCTTTTGCTTTTCTAATTGCATTGCCATTTGCTCTTCTGGTGTTGGAATGTTCCCTTCCACATAATCTTTCAAGGTGAAAGTTTGACCACCcatttgttcttgttggATTCtcattttttcctttcctcATCAATCAACTTCATGAAGCGAACATAATTCTTTTCACCCTCTTCACGAATCATATCTAATGGGAATTTGGATGTTTGTGAGCCCAAATTTGTTGGAACACCAAGAGCCTTTAAGAACCAATTACCATCtctcttttccttttgttctttgataaatttcTCCTTCAATTTAGCAACACgattattaaattcttcaGGTAATTGCTTCTTATCTTTGAAACTATTTAAAATTGGTTTAACGTCATCAACTTGTTGAGTAGccaaatattccaaaaatgGTATCAATCTCAAAAGTTTATCATCCGCTTCACCCTTCCAGGGTTCCATTGGAATAGCATTTTCTGGTTGtaatttataattatttggATCAGTATCGATAATCAAAACTTTATTGACATCTCTATTCAACTTGgataaatctttaatatgGACACCATCCTTATAGACACAATGTTCTTTAAACAAACTGTAAGATATAAATGCATGCAAAGGATCTAACTTTTCAGCAATCTTTTCACCATACATCATATAATTGGAGGAGAATAAAACAATTTCATAATATTGAGATAAATAACCAAGGAAATAATCGACACCTGGTCTCTTAGCGGTTCTCCAACCATATTTCTGGGACCATTCAGAATGAACCAGTAAATCTTCTAAAGTAAGAACTAAAGTTAATGGTCTTTGATATGGAGCTGGTGGTGGAGGAGGTAATAAATCCGGGAATGGAGGTTCTTGGAAATAGGTAAACATAGAGTTGAAACGGGCTCTAAATCTTTGGAACATTAACCCAGGTGTATATCCATTTGCAATATCTTTTTTAACATCTTCAGATTCACTATCCTCCCAATCTCTTGTCATGTATAATCCTGTACCTGCTAATGCACCAAAtgaaaagatataaaacCAATTGGCATATTTTTCTCTCTTGAGATCAGTGGAACTCTTTCTTGCTCTCTTTCTCCTTTCTCGTTTTGGTGCACCTTCTTGTTGTGCATCTGTTTCATGACCTTCTCGTCCTTCctgttcttcttcagacTTCGCTTGTTTTTTGGcatttaattcatcaatatctaAACCAGCTTTAGCAAGAATATCATCAGTTAATATAGATTTTTGTCCCGTATTCGCTTTTTTATTAGTAGCAGGCTCCTTTGATCCTTGGTCTTCTTTCAACAGTAATGAGATATACGAATTGAAATTCCTCTTCGCAACGTTCTCATGCTTATTTATAAGAAGAACTCGTGTACTCTTCACCATAGAGAGCCTTGAAATCCCAGCATTCCGTTTGATAACTGATGATAACATAGCAACTAATTTCGTTTCTTTGCTTACTTCTTTTCTACCCTTCTTGGGGAGTATATAAGACCTCTGTTCAAGTTTGTTTTGTTAGTCATTcagtttatttttcttttaagtTAATCTTTCTTTAGCGGAGCAATTCAACgctaaaaaatattttggaaaatatacTATGTGAAGAACATTATTATGGaatcattttcaagaaaCATACAAATAACGACAATACAGGGAGctattattacaatttttGTTGGTTTCGACTGAACTTCGGTATTCCCATGTCTTCATCAGAACCCAAAACTACTGCTAAGTGCACAATAGTCACTACAAAGGGGGTCCTGCAAGTTGAATTGTGGGCTCATGAAATACCGAAAACATGTAGGAAGTTTCTACAACTCTGTTTGAATGGAtcctttgaaaaatgtcaATTAAACGATATAGATACAGGATCGATTGGTTTATCTTCTACATTTTACACTAATTTAACAAGAGAACATAATTCAAGATTAAAAGTAGTTACAGATGGGATTTTATGTTGGGATACGAAAAAAGGGACATGGATTGTTTCCACTTTGGATTGGAGTCATACTTTTCATTCTAATACTAATATCTTTGGTAAGATTGCTGGAAACTCAATATACACATTTAGAGAAATTGTTAGTGGTGAAAAAAATCCTGATGATcctaaaaaatatttgtatCCAGCTGAAATTGAACATATTGAAGTTTCCGTGCCATATTTTAAAGATCTTGATGTAGGAAGGCTGAAACGACCTATAAAAGCaatagaagatgatgataaactTCGAAGAGGTAAAGTGAaacaaatgatgaaagtGCGTTTAAGCTATGATGATCTTGATGGGGAAAATTCTGAGGATGAAGGTAGTGACAACAATATCGATACCGCCCcaataaagatgaaattaccTCGCTGGATAGAAAGTGCCAATGATAATAAGCTATctaagaaagaagaaaataaactaATATCGGTCTGTACCGACGTTGAAACAAGAGATGACCTTACGCATCACCTGCCTATCAACTCTGATTTGATTAAGGAAATTACAGAACCAGACGAAGTTGGAAGTCTCGAGGAAGAAGATACTAAATCCAAACATGTCAACTCAGACGATATTTCTGAAAGAGAACGCGAAACGTTGAAGGTGCTTGCTCTGTTCCAAGATGAAGTCAAGGATAAAAAGATCCTTTCTAGGAAAACCTAACTAAGAAAAATTTCCTATTCAAAGTGAAAACccatattatatttatcatatatatcaaCCGTAAGAGAGGCAGAAGATTATGCAAGATATCTAGTGTTTCTCTCGTACATAAGTTTGTATATACATAGATTTTACTCCAGAAGCGCATAAAAGCTCTTATATGCCAAATCTagatcaaataataactcTCTTGCCTGATTGTCGGAAAGATCTTGGTTCACATCCATTTTATTGATCTTAACAATccattcaattaattttttcctaTGTTCAAAATCCACATTAGTAACTCTATTAATACTTAACAATAACTCTGCCAATAGAGGATGTAATTGGTCTTTCGCTCTATAGTTTAATTTTAAGGCATCCATAACAGTAATAAAGTTCCCAGTTGCCTCCGCAACATTTTTACCAGTGAATTTACCTTTCTTCCTATTTGTATTTTGACCACCCTGAGTTTCGGATGactcatcttcttcaacatcTTCCTCGATCGCATGCTCTACAGTTACAGGTATACCTCTTTCTAATCTTGTTATTGCGTTTGAAGCAACAATATTAAATCTAGTCttaaaatcattcaatgatTGGAATGCCTTTGATACATCTTCATTAGACAAATACGTCTTATATTGAGCCAACAATTTATTTACAGTGTTCGTATACTGAGATGATGTAATTGAATCTCTCAAGTATGCTTTCTCGACATGATCTAACGTTATTATGatggaatatatttctGATAATGATTCTATTGTTTCTCGCTGTTGAGAATTCGTCGTCGTTGAATCAAATAACGGGACTTCTTGATACAATTCTTGTGGAAATGGCCTGGTACTATTTTGGGTTCCAAAGTGGTTTATTGGTGCTATTCCTGacatatttatttgtttgttgaGCTTTGTCAGTGTTGGTCAAGCAGGGAATTAAGTTTATATAATAGACAGTTATAGTCTCTTAGTAATATATGTAAAACGTCAAATTGTATTGCAagatatctatatatatatatatattaacaTCTATATTTGGTAGCGCCGTCGAATAATAACCTGAGATAGACAAAGTTAAAATATGAACTACTTGGAGTAAAGTCTATCTTtcataaaataatatggtCTATAGTCCTTAGTGATAGATAAATGATGTCCatggaagaaaatatacatataataaGGATACCATCTGTTCTACGTAATATATACATCATTCAATAACAGCAATCCTTCGAGGTAATCTTGCTTTCGAAGTTACATATTCATTATCGGATGTACTATCATATATGATTCCAAATTTGTCAAACGTTTCAGCATCTGGATAGTATACTACAGGTGGTAATGGTGGATATTCTAAATTTCCAGAAtgtttatttctttttatgGAAccgaaattattataaaattgTTTCGCATAATTAGCAGTTTGCTTCtctttttgaattatttgttCGATATATTTAACCTGACTTACTGGCCAACGAGCTATATCCAGTCTTTGATGTAGTTGGAAGCTCTTACCATTGCCTAGTTTGAACTTCATTTCCAACGAATggaaaattgaaaataaagtacccattgttgtaattgaatTGTGATACTGTATGGGTACATCGTTTGTTTTATTCTGTAAAAGTTTCGTATTTATTTGCCTAGTGGTTTGATTCTGTAATGTTCCTTGCTTGATAAATGGGATTGAGTGCTCTGGAGGTAACTTAAAAAGAAAGGCAGGTTCTTGCATTGTTGATTcgaaatttttgaataaagaGTCCTTAGAACATACTCTGACGTTCGTCTTAAATGTAATACCGTTATTTGTAACCACTTGATTCACTGGAGTTGAtacttctttcaaaatattttctttagttTCATCAGATGGGAATTCTGGATTATGAACTTCTAAGAATTCTTTCAATCTGAAAGTTACGGATTTTATCTTTGTTTTTCTCTTGTTGAATATTCGATCATTATCATTCGGTATATGTGGACTGTTATGAGTGGATTCTTGGAATAAGTCAGGTTTTATTTCAATCTCTAACTTTAAAAGATCATCTATACTTAAACATGGATTTTCTATAGAATAAGATATTAGAAGTCTTTTGTCTGGAGAAGAAACTTTTTTCGTGATGGGCGGAAATAGTCTTTTGGAAggaatatatacatatctTTCTACATTAATTATTTGACTGAAGGATTCAATCTTTGCAGAGGTGCTTCCACTCGCATTATCATTTCCAATATACGATACGTTACATTCTAGCACTGTAATACATTTGccaaattctttattataattgGTCTCTTTAATATCGTCGGGTAATCCTATGGTCAAAGGAATATCAATACCAATAAGGTCCTTTTCCGATATCAGTATGTTTTTCTTATAATGTGTGTTGTGCTTTTCATTCTTGGATTTCAATTTCGATTTAGTTAACGACCTAACATTATTTGACGTTGTGGTTATCAGCGATTCAATAGTTTTCAAAGTTACTTCAATTTTCTCAATTCTGAAAAGTTTCCCATTGTTGGATCTTATTTGTAATTGACATTCAATTCGAGGTAAAGTATCTGATATACCAGGACAACCTCTGATTACTGAATTGTAACTTGGTTTTAGTGAAATAATTGGTCTTGTATGTACGTAACGACTCGTACTATGAGAGTGATGAAACATTGTTGAACCTTACAAAGAAACTCCCCAAGTTATAGAGTCTCGATAAGTTGATCACTTTGCTTTTGAAAGTCAAACTAGCTTGGGTTTTTTTGACTTTGTTCATCAAACATGTTACACGCTTACTTGCATGAATATCTATTGAATTTCCGCTGCGCCTGTTAACCGCCGCCCTTTGTTTAAAGGTAAATGTTAACACTTCTGTCATCGTCTACAGGCTCaaattatatcatatataaGGATTATTAACCGAGAAACACACCTCTTATAGAAAACTATTTTGATTACAAGGCTTCTACACTAGTAATTGTTTTGTGAATAAGAATACGTTAAATTGGATATCTATAAATTATGTAAACGATAAggaattaataaaaaaatattgagataataataataaaattcGTGAGATCATTGCTTCTTGACCTTTTGTTCATCAGCTGGAGTAGCTTTGAAAACATTGGTGTCAGCTTCAtgtctttcttttcttggaCCATTGAACCAACTCTTGAAGTCAAGAACAGACTTTAATGACCAAACTTTGACTCTCATAATGTAGTAACAAGCTAACATGgcaaatatattgaaacaaatgTAAATCCACATGAAACCAAAATCTCTCCATCTATGATGCCATTTAACATCGAATCTTGCAACAACTTCATCTTGAACACTATAAGGACAATATTCACAGTTTTCTGTAGCAGAGGGGTTTAGCAAATAACCAGTATTATCTGTAATGTATCTATTTAGGTAATCACCACAGTTTTGACCGGATGGAGGGTCCATGACGGCTAATTCATGAGGATCACAAATAACTTTCTTACCATGGACTAAAGGACCAACAAGAGCTTCAACAACATAAGTTAATGGAGAAGTTCTATACATAAACCACCAAAAACCTGGCATCTTAGATTTAGGTTGAAGAATACCACAGAATAATAACATGGCAGCAAATAAGTTAGAGTTGATCATTGAAGCAGAGGGAACATCTGGTGAGAAATACAAGATCCATAGACCGTAAGAAACGAAATAAATTGGGAAAACTAAGACatagaaaaagaagaagaaaccaGCATGCGGAGCACTACCGTTATAGCCAGCTGGCCAGTAGTAACAGATCCAACAAACAAATTGACAAACCATGGTCCAACCACATTCAACTAGGAAATGACATAGCAATAGAACACTCCAATGGAAAGTATTGGAAGCAGCTTCTCTGACTTCATATAATTCTCTACTATCGTAAGCAAACACATGTAATTGATTAATCATGGCTAAGGCAATAATTAAAACCATAAAAATAGATGAGAAAGCAGCAGTAGCACCACCAACAGTATGTTTAACATGTAAGTAAGATAAACCAATGAACAAAGCACATGAACCACATTCCAGGAATTTGGCCCTAATATAGACAGGAGATCTCCAGAATTGCAAGTACGTTCTATGTAAAACACATTTCATTTGAGTACTAAAAGAGGCAGCAAATCTACCAGCCAATTCAGGGTCATCAGTTGTTGGTCTAGATGGTAAAACACGATGAAGttcttcaacttcttctCTAGCAGCAGCACACTCAGGAGAGGCTTGCCACAAGTCATGCCAATCAGCACTAGCACTAGCGGTAGCACCTGCACCAAtacaattcaaaatatattcagCTGGATTTTCAGAGACACCACATTTAACACCAGATTGACgttcaaaataattcaataaggTTGCAGAATTTGGACCAATATCACCGAAATAAACCATCTTACCACCCTTCttcaacaacagcaaccTATCGAACTGTTCAAATAATGTAGCGGAAGGTTGATGGATTGTACAAAGAATAGATTGACCAGAATCAGCTAATGCTCTCATAAATTGAACAATAGACCAAGCAGATTGTGAATCCAAACCAGAGGTAGGTTCATCCAAGAACAATAGTAAGGAAGGTTTAGCAACCAATTCAACACCAATAGATAacttctttctttgttcaACATTTAAACCTCTACCAGTTTTACCAACCAAAGCTTCAGCATAGTTTTGCATACCtaataaagtaataattttttcaacatATTCCATCTTCTCTTCTAATGGGGTAGAGTTAGGTTGTCTTAATTGAGCAGCAAATCTTAAAGATTCTCTAACAGATAATTCGGCCATATGGTTATCAGCTTGTGCGACATACCCACAGGATCTATTGAAGGAAGCAGGTAAAGGTTTGGCATTCACCAACATATCACCAGTAATAACACCCatattaattctttgaGCCAAAACATTCAATAAAGTTGTCTTACCAGCACCGGATTCACCCATTAAAGCAGTCATCTTACCAGGTTTAACATAACCAAAAACATCGGAAAGTAATTGTCTTGTAGCACCGTCGTATGGGATTGTGTAGTTCAAATGATTCCATGTAAAAACGTCCTTACTAGCGATAACTTTTTCTAAATCGACATCAGGACCATTTAAGGCAGCCATCATTTCTTCTCTTGAAGCAGTCTTAGCATCTGCACTTTCAGTACCAAAGGATGGCATATGACCTCTCttatacaataataaatcacCACCAGCAGCCAAAGGCTTCGAGTATTCGGATAAAATGACATTCAAGACAATGTAGAAGAAAGTCCAGACGATATTGATACCCCAACTTCTCCAGGCATGATCATAACCAAAATGGTAACTTTTATCTATATAAGCATCACCATTGACATATAATTGCCCTTTGACAGCACCAGCGGAATTACAGATTTGATTAGCAATCGAAACATTTTCATAGCCAGGACCGCTAGGAATCAATTGACTACATAGCATTTCTCTTCCATGGAATTCAGTAGACATTAAACTTTCGAAGGCATAAGTTAAAGGATTTATAAAATGAATCCATTTAATCCAGTGATGCATCTGACCCATTGGTAAAACGAAACCAGCATAAATACAAAGAATCAAAAACCCATAGACCCCCCAAGTAGCATGAGCAGTGACACCATCAGTTGTAGTAGTTGCGacaaatttgaagataaatgAAGTACATTGTTGGACAGTAAGCAAATAAAGAATGTATTGAAAGAAAGCACCAGCTTCATACTTCAAGACAGGAATCCAATAACTGACAAAggataaaattaaaatagCGAGAAACTTAACAGGGAATTCAGTTATAATAGCTTGTAGTGATTCGGCGGATATATGGTACATCGAATAAGATTTATGTTTGACAACAATTGGTCTTGTAGCGAATGAATTACCAATTTCAGCCAAGGAAGTAACGGAAGCAAATAATAAGACATAGAATAATAAACCACCACGAGAATAAGCACCTTCAGTAGTAGACTGCTTTTTATTATCGATATTATGGAACATAGAACCAACAATTAAACCTTTGATTAAGAAAGATGACAAATAAACCTTTGTATATGTGGAATCACCTTTAACTCTCTGGAAACCACGAATCATACAGTAATACACTTGGGTCCAGTAATTGACAACAAATTGAGAAGAACCACGTTGACCTTTTTGTAATCTTTGTTTTTTAGCAACTTCTAATCTATCTCTGGTTTCTTCAGGGGCATGTCTGTTGTGATAATCTTCATATTCCTGTAAAACTTGTTGATATTCAGCGGAATTTAACCAATATGTTTCAAATTCACTACCGGATTTTGGAactttatcttcaaaacCTGGCTTAATATCCAAAGttctattttcaaaatcgACAGTAACGGAAGTTAAGAATTCAGCAGATGTCATTCTATTTGGTTTAACCCAACccattctttcaaagtaaCCAACAGCTTGATCAGCAGGGCCGAAATAGATTTGTCTACCATTGTATAATACGGTAGTCTTATCGAACAATTCATAGATATTTTCACCTGCTTGATAGATAGCGACAATAGCAGAATTATTCATCATATTTGTTGCAGTTCTAATAGCTTGAGCAAATTCTAAGGCAGTAGAAGCATCTAAACCTCTAGTGGCATTATCCCAAGAATAAATAGAAGCACCCATTGCTTGAGCTTCGACTAAAGAAACACGTTTACGTTCACCACCAGAGACACCTCTAACGAAATCATTACCGACATTTGTTGCATAAGTATGTCTTAAACCGAAAACAGTACACCATAAATCTCTTAGACTATCAACATACTCCTTTCTAGTCATATTATcaattcttgttcttggAGTTTTACATTTTAATGCAAAATCAATGGTTTCCTTAACAGTAATCTTTGGGAAATGGAAATCTAATTCTGGACAGTAAACAACGTAACCTTTGTATTTTGACATCATTTCTTGTTGATCCAATCCATCGTAGGAGAAATCACCTTGAACTTCAACCATATCACCAGTTTCACCTGAGATGGTTTTCAATAAGGTAGAACAACCTGCACCTGGTCTACCGACAACAAATAACATTTCACCAGATTCAACAACACCAGTacaattttgaataatttttctcaaTGGGACATCAccttttttcttgaagacatttaataaatgaGCTGGCAAATTACCTATATCTCTCAACATTTCTTCAACACTTGGACCGTAAGCTGCAGAAGCATCAACACCAATAGAAGTTAAGTTCCTGAATGCAACACCTGAATCACCTGGCTCTATACCTTGTTCTAATTGACGAGAtcttaaataattcaataaagaaCGTAAATCGAAATCTAGTTCATTAACTTCGAACTTGTCCATTTCCTTTTTAGTTTTTGTGGAAATGACTCTTGCCATAGATTGTAATCTTTCAATACCTTCTTCGTTGGATAATATGTTAGATAAATGACGTGATAATTGAGTATTGACATCTTGATTTTCGTCAATTTCTCTTGGAACCTCATATGAGACAGCTGAATCAGCATAGGATCCAGCATCACTATGAGAATCGTCATGCGATTTTGAGTAcctttctttctcttcaCCCGATGAGGACATAattaattgtaataatttggGTAGAGAAGATCGaaagataatataataattaaattaaacttgagatttgaaattagtTATTAgagaataatttaaatttaattcaattttttcttgtgagaaaatattataatatcaatgatatttcaattgtaaAATCAATGTAATGTGAGTAATTGAACAATGAAATACGTCGATg
The Naumovozyma dairenensis CBS 421 chromosome 5, complete genome DNA segment above includes these coding regions:
- the RGL1 gene encoding Rgl1p (similar to Saccharomyces cerevisiae YPL066W; ancestral locus Anc_8.530), with protein sequence MFHHSHSTSRYVHTRPIISLKPSYNSVIRGCPGISDTLPRIECQLQIRSNNGKLFRIEKIEVTLKTIESLITTTSNNVRSLTKSKLKSKNEKHNTHYKKNILISEKDLIGIDIPLTIGLPDDIKETNYNKEFGKCITVLECNVSYIGNDNASGSTSAKIESFSQIINVERYVYIPSKRLFPPITKKVSSPDKRLLISYSIENPCLSIDDLLKLEIEIKPDLFQESTHNSPHIPNDNDRIFNKRKTKIKSVTFRLKEFLEVHNPEFPSDETKENILKEVSTPVNQVVTNNGITFKTNVRVCSKDSLFKNFESTMQEPAFLFKLPPEHSIPFIKQGTLQNQTTRQINTKLLQNKTNDVPIQYHNSITTMGTLFSIFHSLEMKFKLGNGKSFQLHQRLDIARWPVSQVKYIEQIIQKEKQTANYAKQFYNNFGSIKRNKHSGNLEYPPLPPVVYYPDAETFDKFGIIYDSTSDNEYVTSKARLPRRIAVIE
- the VPS28 gene encoding ESCRT-I subunit protein VPS28 (similar to Saccharomyces cerevisiae VPS28 (YPL065W); ancestral locus Anc_8.529) encodes the protein MSGIAPINHFGTQNSTRPFPQELYQEVPLFDSTTTNSQQRETIESLSEIYSIIITLDHVEKAYLRDSITSSQYTNTVNKLLAQYKTYLSNEDVSKAFQSLNDFKTRFNIVASNAITRLERGIPVTVEHAIEEDVEEDESSETQGGQNTNRKKGKFTGKNVAEATGNFITVMDALKLNYRAKDQLHPLLAELLLSINRVTNVDFEHRKKLIEWIVKINKMDVNQDLSDNQARELLFDLDLAYKSFYALLE
- the PDR12 gene encoding ATP-binding cassette multidrug transporter PDR12 (similar to Saccharomyces cerevisiae PDR12 (YPL058C); ancestral locus Anc_8.517), giving the protein MSSSGEEKERYSKSHDDSHSDAGSYADSAVSYEVPREIDENQDVNTQLSRHLSNILSNEEGIERLQSMARVISTKTKKEMDKFEVNELDFDLRSLLNYLRSRQLEQGIEPGDSGVAFRNLTSIGVDASAAYGPSVEEMLRDIGNLPAHLLNVFKKKGDVPLRKIIQNCTGVVESGEMLFVVGRPGAGCSTLLKTISGETGDMVEVQGDFSYDGLDQQEMMSKYKGYVVYCPELDFHFPKITVKETIDFALKCKTPRTRIDNMTRKEYVDSLRDLWCTVFGLRHTYATNVGNDFVRGVSGGERKRVSLVEAQAMGASIYSWDNATRGLDASTALEFAQAIRTATNMMNNSAIVAIYQAGENIYELFDKTTVLYNGRQIYFGPADQAVGYFERMGWVKPNRMTSAEFLTSVTVDFENRTLDIKPGFEDKVPKSGSEFETYWLNSAEYQQVLQEYEDYHNRHAPEETRDRLEVAKKQRLQKGQRGSSQFVVNYWTQVYYCMIRGFQRVKGDSTYTKVYLSSFLIKGLIVGSMFHNIDNKKQSTTEGAYSRGGLLFYVLLFASVTSLAEIGNSFATRPIVVKHKSYSMYHISAESLQAIITEFPVKFLAILILSFVSYWIPVLKYEAGAFFQYILYLLTVQQCTSFIFKFVATTTTDGVTAHATWGVYGFLILCIYAGFVLPMGQMHHWIKWIHFINPLTYAFESLMSTEFHGREMLCSQLIPSGPGYENVSIANQICNSAGAVKGQLYVNGDAYIDKSYHFGYDHAWRSWGINIVWTFFYIVLNVILSEYSKPLAAGGDLLLYKRGHMPSFGTESADAKTASREEMMAALNGPDVDLEKVIASKDVFTWNHLNYTIPYDGATRQLLSDVFGYVKPGKMTALMGESGAGKTTLLNVLAQRINMGVITGDMLVNAKPLPASFNRSCGYVAQADNHMAELSVRESLRFAAQLRQPNSTPLEEKMEYVEKIITLLGMQNYAEALVGKTGRGLNVEQRKKLSIGVELVAKPSLLLFLDEPTSGLDSQSAWSIVQFMRALADSGQSILCTIHQPSATLFEQFDRLLLLKKGGKMVYFGDIGPNSATLLNYFERQSGVKCGVSENPAEYILNCIGAGATASASADWHDLWQASPECAAAREEVEELHRVLPSRPTTDDPELAGRFAASFSTQMKCVLHRTYLQFWRSPVYIRAKFLECGSCALFIGLSYLHVKHTVGGATAAFSSIFMVLIIALAMINQLHVFAYDSRELYEVREAASNTFHWSVLLLCHFLVECGWTMVCQFVCWICYYWPAGYNGSAPHAGFFFFFYVLVFPIYFVSYGLWILYFSPDVPSASMINSNLFAAMLLFCGILQPKSKMPGFWWFMYRTSPLTYVVEALVGPLVHGKKVICDPHELAVMDPPSGQNCGDYLNRYITDNTGYLLNPSATENCEYCPYSVQDEVVARFDVKWHHRWRDFGFMWIYICFNIFAMLACYYIMRVKVWSLKSVLDFKSWFNGPRKERHEADTNVFKATPADEQKVKKQ
- the CWC27 gene encoding putative peptidylprolyl isomerase CWC27 (similar to Saccharomyces cerevisiae CWC27 (YPL064C); ancestral locus Anc_8.528), encoding MSSSEPKTTAKCTIVTTKGVLQVELWAHEIPKTCRKFLQLCLNGSFEKCQLNDIDTGSIGLSSTFYTNLTREHNSRLKVVTDGILCWDTKKGTWIVSTLDWSHTFHSNTNIFGKIAGNSIYTFREIVSGEKNPDDPKKYLYPAEIEHIEVSVPYFKDLDVGRLKRPIKAIEDDDKLRRGKVKQMMKVRLSYDDLDGENSEDEGSDNNIDTAPIKMKLPRWIESANDNKLSKKEENKLISVCTDVETRDDLTHHLPINSDLIKEITEPDEVGSLEEEDTKSKHVNSDDISERERETLKVLALFQDEVKDKKILSRKT
- the TIM50 gene encoding protein translocase subunit TIM50 (similar to Saccharomyces cerevisiae TIM50 (YPL063W); ancestral locus Anc_8.527), which encodes MLSSVIKRNAGISRLSMVKSTRVLLINKHENVAKRNFNSYISLLLKEDQGSKEPATNKKANTGQKSILTDDILAKAGLDIDELNAKKQAKSEEEQEGREGHETDAQQEGAPKRERRKRARKSSTDLKREKYANWFYIFSFGALAGTGLYMTRDWEDSESEDVKKDIANGYTPGLMFQRFRARFNSMFTYFQEPPFPDLLPPPPPAPYQRPLTLVLTLEDLLVHSEWSQKYGWRTAKRPGVDYFLGYLSQYYEIVLFSSNYMMYGEKIAEKLDPLHAFISYSLFKEHCVYKDGVHIKDLSKLNRDVNKVLIIDTDPNNYKLQPENAIPMEPWKGEADDKLLRLIPFLEYLATQQVDDVKPILNSFKDKKQLPEEFNNRVAKLKEKFIKEQKEKRDGNWFLKALGVPTNLGSQTSKFPLDMIREEGEKNYVRFMKLIDEERKK